The Brachybacterium huguangmaarense genome contains a region encoding:
- a CDS encoding TetR/AcrR family transcriptional regulator has protein sequence MGSLSRLPRAQRRAQLLDAAIPQFARDGYHRTSMESIAKAAGVTKPVLYQHFSSKEALYLEVIRTVGSTMAGEIDSLVRLEGDTSVRIAHALRRFTEILVSSGMSMRVLQTSERISDEVAAAVEEVLERSARSIAIVLQRSRDLTERDAQVLGLVLAGMARSFADQLSRAETTEDRSRITGLLTTFISNGLRSFPALESPQIRGTVTESFV, from the coding sequence ATGGGCTCCCTCTCCCGACTCCCCCGCGCCCAGCGCCGTGCGCAGCTCCTCGACGCAGCGATCCCGCAGTTCGCCCGCGACGGCTACCACCGCACCTCCATGGAGTCGATCGCGAAAGCCGCCGGCGTCACCAAGCCGGTGCTCTACCAGCACTTCTCCTCCAAGGAGGCGCTGTACCTCGAGGTGATCCGGACCGTCGGCTCGACCATGGCCGGAGAGATCGACAGCCTCGTGCGGCTCGAGGGCGACACCTCCGTGCGCATCGCCCACGCCCTGCGCCGCTTCACCGAGATCCTGGTGTCGAGCGGCATGTCGATGCGCGTCCTGCAGACCTCCGAGCGCATCTCGGACGAGGTCGCGGCCGCCGTCGAGGAGGTGCTCGAGCGCAGCGCGCGCTCGATCGCGATCGTGCTGCAGCGCTCGCGCGACCTGACCGAGCGCGACGCCCAGGTGCTCGGGCTCGTCCTGGCGGGCATGGCCCGCTCGTTCGCCGACCAGCTCTCGCGGGCCGAGACGACCGAGGACCGCTCCCGCATCACGGGGCTGCTGACGACCTTCATCTCCAACGGGCTGCGGAGCTTCCCCGCCCTCGAGAGCCCTCAGATCCGCGGCACCGTGACCGAGTCGTTCGTCTGA
- a CDS encoding DUF3107 domain-containing protein: MEIRLGIQHSPREIVVETEDSAESITASIADAVGQKSTLQLTDSKGRIVVVPGDKIAYAELSTEEPRRVGFLG; this comes from the coding sequence ATGGAGATCCGTCTCGGCATCCAGCACTCCCCGCGCGAGATCGTGGTCGAGACCGAGGACAGCGCGGAGTCGATCACCGCGAGCATCGCCGACGCGGTCGGCCAGAAGTCCACCCTGCAGCTGACCGACTCCAAGGGCCGCATCGTCGTCGTCCCCGGGGACAAGATCGCCTACGCCGAGCTGTCCACCGAGGAGCCCCGCCGCGTCGGCTTCCTCGGCTGA
- a CDS encoding metallophosphoesterase produces the protein MTRRRPTARRRPTWRSTARVLRRWGLPLVVGLLGAALGILLTPATTVQVGPLTASVHLRPSLDPRTVILLPPVGEVSFDTHTAPVAIEARVLSVDIAEAEDLLYDDHALATLERTAPDAITSAALRNAGLNALLASLGAAGAMALTYRRVRRSVVAGGTALGVTAVSCGLVGATFRPQALYQPQFDGLLSQAAYVADISHSTIADYSSYRATLADFVGQVSALYIAADSLPAGIGADQDLITVLHVSDIHDNPQAFDVIDQLTGQFDVDAVIDTGDIVSWGTPWEDDLLTAIGGIDVPYVFISGNHDGAGAVAAVSAQPNAVVLNNQVADVAGLRIAGIGDPRFAADDDSDAGGFARGKDAVAATTTQLGDTIDEYDAAHPDAPVDLALVHDPTQPLGLEGRVPLVLSGHLHTDKIELDRDGSGTDWLTVGSTGGALASGGVRPVADGGEPLDLSARMLYFDADTHRLLAYDDITMGGLGLVSVSIQRHQMPADEEQLTVPEDATAPASTDPALPSISPGETVPDDERVTPDPTDSPAPAEGTPPAREQEGATTTP, from the coding sequence GTGACGCGACGGCGTCCCACGGCTCGACGACGCCCCACCTGGCGATCCACGGCCCGCGTCCTGCGACGCTGGGGCCTGCCCCTCGTGGTCGGGCTGCTCGGCGCGGCCCTCGGGATCCTGCTCACCCCCGCCACCACGGTCCAGGTGGGCCCGCTGACCGCGAGCGTCCACCTGCGTCCCTCGCTCGACCCGCGCACCGTGATCCTGCTGCCGCCGGTCGGCGAGGTCTCCTTCGACACCCACACAGCGCCCGTCGCGATCGAGGCCCGGGTCCTGAGCGTCGACATCGCCGAGGCGGAGGACCTGCTCTACGACGACCATGCGCTCGCGACGCTCGAACGGACCGCGCCGGACGCCATCACGAGCGCGGCGCTGCGCAACGCGGGCCTCAACGCGCTCCTGGCCTCCCTCGGGGCCGCCGGCGCGATGGCGCTCACCTATCGGCGCGTGCGCCGCTCGGTGGTCGCGGGAGGCACGGCGCTCGGCGTCACCGCGGTCTCGTGCGGCCTCGTCGGCGCGACCTTCCGCCCCCAGGCCCTGTACCAGCCGCAGTTCGACGGCCTGCTCTCCCAGGCCGCCTACGTCGCCGACATCAGCCACTCGACGATCGCGGACTACTCGAGCTACCGCGCGACGCTCGCCGACTTCGTCGGACAGGTCTCGGCCCTGTACATCGCCGCCGACTCGCTGCCCGCCGGGATCGGCGCCGACCAGGACCTGATCACCGTCCTGCACGTCTCCGACATCCACGACAACCCCCAGGCCTTCGACGTGATCGACCAGCTCACGGGCCAGTTCGACGTCGACGCCGTGATCGACACGGGCGACATCGTGTCGTGGGGCACCCCGTGGGAGGACGACCTGCTGACCGCGATCGGCGGCATCGACGTGCCCTACGTCTTCATCTCCGGCAACCACGACGGCGCGGGCGCGGTCGCGGCCGTCTCCGCCCAGCCCAACGCCGTCGTGCTCAACAACCAGGTCGCCGACGTCGCGGGCCTCCGGATCGCCGGCATCGGCGATCCGCGCTTCGCGGCCGACGACGACTCGGACGCGGGCGGCTTCGCGCGCGGCAAGGACGCGGTGGCCGCGACGACCACGCAGCTCGGCGACACGATCGACGAGTACGACGCGGCGCACCCGGACGCGCCCGTGGACCTCGCCCTCGTCCACGACCCCACCCAGCCCCTCGGGCTCGAGGGACGTGTCCCCCTCGTGCTCTCGGGCCATCTGCACACCGACAAGATCGAGCTCGACCGGGACGGATCGGGCACCGACTGGCTGACCGTCGGGTCGACCGGCGGGGCGCTCGCCTCGGGCGGGGTGCGCCCGGTCGCCGACGGCGGCGAGCCCCTGGACCTCTCGGCGCGCATGCTCTACTTCGACGCCGACACCCACCGGCTGCTCGCGTACGACGACATCACGATGGGCGGCCTCGGTCTCGTCTCGGTGTCGATCCAGCGCCACCAGATGCCCGCCGACGAGGAGCAGCTGACCGTGCCCGAGGACGCGACCGCGCCGGCCTCGACCGATCCCGCCCTCCCGTCGATCTCCCCCGGCGAGACGGTGCCCGACGACGAGCGGGTGACGCCCGACCCGACGGACTCCCCCGCCCCGGCCGAGGGCACGCCCCCGGCGCGCGAGCAGGAGGGCGCGACCACGACGCCCTGA